The Thermoflavifilum sp. genome contains a region encoding:
- the cas2 gene encoding CRISPR-associated endonuclease Cas2: MYIILVYDVDEKRVAKMLKLCRRYLNWIQNSVFEGEITDVKLKELIHKASGIMDMETDSLIIFKTRQEKWLDKMVVGKEKNGISNFL; this comes from the coding sequence ATGTATATTATACTGGTTTACGATGTTGATGAAAAACGAGTGGCGAAAATGTTGAAATTGTGCAGGAGATATTTAAACTGGATACAGAATAGTGTTTTTGAGGGTGAGATTACGGATGTAAAGCTTAAGGAGCTCATACATAAGGCATCCGGGATTATGGACATGGAAACAGATAGTTTGATTATTTTTAAAACCAGGCAGGAGAAGTGGTTAGATAAAATGGTGGTAGGGAAGGAGAAGAATGGGATCAGCAATTTTTTATAA
- the cas1b gene encoding type I-B CRISPR-associated endonuclease Cas1b, producing the protein MKKSYYLFNPGRLSRKDNTLKFTPVDEEGNEGVPRYIPVEGVDHLFCFGSLDANSALFNFLGKQQITVHFFDYYEHYTGSFMPKDYLLSGKALIAQAEHYLNSSKRLHLAMKFVDAAAFNMLKNLRYYDNRDRELSIQIQKIEDLLPQIHLADDVNALMGIEGNIRLVYYEAFNQIIRDFEFSNREKRPPSNEVNALISFCNMLCYTLCLDMIYHTQLNPTISFLHEPGERRFSLALDLAEVFKPILVDRLVFALCNKRQLSESDFDRHATYCLLKDGARKKVIEAWEAKLNETIKHRSLKRQVSYRHLVKLECYKLIKHIMGMEEYKPFRAWW; encoded by the coding sequence ATGAAAAAATCTTATTATTTATTTAACCCTGGAAGATTAAGCAGAAAAGACAATACATTGAAGTTTACGCCCGTTGACGAAGAGGGAAATGAGGGCGTTCCACGTTACATTCCTGTGGAGGGTGTCGATCATTTGTTTTGTTTCGGCTCCCTCGATGCAAATAGTGCCCTGTTTAACTTCCTGGGTAAGCAGCAAATTACCGTTCATTTTTTTGATTATTATGAACATTATACAGGCAGTTTCATGCCGAAAGATTATTTATTGAGCGGGAAAGCCCTGATTGCTCAGGCCGAGCATTATTTAAATTCATCAAAACGATTGCACCTGGCAATGAAGTTTGTAGATGCAGCTGCCTTTAACATGCTTAAAAATTTAAGATATTATGATAATAGGGATAGAGAACTAAGTATTCAAATACAGAAGATTGAAGACCTTTTACCACAGATTCATTTAGCCGATGATGTGAATGCATTAATGGGTATAGAGGGGAATATCAGATTGGTATATTATGAGGCTTTTAATCAGATCATTCGCGATTTTGAGTTTAGCAACCGGGAAAAACGTCCTCCATCCAATGAGGTTAATGCGTTGATTTCTTTTTGTAATATGCTTTGTTATACTTTGTGCCTGGATATGATTTATCATACACAATTAAATCCAACCATCAGTTTTTTACATGAACCCGGAGAACGTCGATTTTCACTTGCTCTTGATCTGGCTGAGGTTTTTAAACCTATACTGGTTGATCGACTGGTATTTGCGTTATGTAATAAACGTCAATTATCTGAGTCGGACTTTGATAGGCATGCGACATACTGTTTATTAAAGGATGGTGCACGAAAAAAAGTGATTGAAGCATGGGAAGCCAAATTAAATGAAACCATCAAGCACCGATCGTTAAAGAGGCAGGTGAGTTATAGGCATCTGGTGAAACTGGAATGTTATAAACTGATCAAGCATATCATGGGTATGGAAGAGTATAAACCTTTCAGGGCCTGGTGGTAG
- the cas4 gene encoding CRISPR-associated protein Cas4, whose translation MLQITGIHMHYYHVCHRKLWLFAKGITMEHGSDLVYEGRWIGETSYPDRSEKYTEIEIAGSKIDFYDPKRKIIHEVKKSDKMEEAHEWQVRYYIWLLKQQGIVGVEAILEYPKLRQRKQVILSPDDEQKILDDIHHIHQIMQQDSCPPRIERKYCLNCSYFDLCYVED comes from the coding sequence ATGTTGCAAATCACCGGTATTCACATGCATTATTATCACGTATGCCATCGGAAGTTATGGCTTTTTGCTAAAGGTATCACTATGGAACATGGTTCCGATCTCGTGTATGAAGGCAGATGGATTGGTGAGACCTCATATCCGGACCGATCAGAAAAATATACGGAGATTGAAATAGCCGGCAGTAAAATTGATTTCTACGATCCGAAAAGAAAAATTATCCATGAAGTTAAAAAATCAGATAAAATGGAAGAAGCTCATGAATGGCAGGTGAGATATTATATCTGGTTGTTAAAACAACAGGGTATTGTGGGTGTAGAAGCTATTCTGGAATATCCTAAACTGCGTCAAAGAAAACAAGTGATCTTGAGCCCGGATGATGAGCAGAAGATATTAGATGACATTCATCATATCCATCAAATTATGCAGCAAGATAGCTGTCCGCCCCGCATAGAGAGAAAATATTGTTTGAATTGCAGCTATTTTGATTTGTGTTATGTTGAGGACTAA